Proteins encoded by one window of Anopheles maculipalpis chromosome 2RL, idAnoMacuDA_375_x, whole genome shotgun sequence:
- the LOC126559743 gene encoding anaphase-promoting complex subunit 4, with the protein MANQYGANRNLMKQTCNKNVGSKVEILKWSQEMDLLAFGTEKGEVLLHRLKWQKVWQLGPPEEGLKVRGIAWRPCEKFIAVGYSNGTVLLIDLETREEIHSFTVNTDITCLCWTENTDEIDSSDVSYNHTKYLPELPVLSSLSSSAKPLNPNRSSYCTKHILSILLIGTATGQVYLSALGMLTCGSIDVFGMLGLSSTSATRIREAKMSHDFKQLIVAIEQAETLNVIVLENDVLYKNPPSVLNLALKHAQILNTMSYMNETVDCIIEAWETVLLEMDNKLTNYAKDQPDGSISADFLELLMFGNASPSLKQFLLRDLTEKGLRKLGYSIELCYVTIQRLVVKPLYTAIQAMFYHLNMLNGMVRNRYYYGTIMRDTTTVTEVLRSCGALQIKAYELQQMIDASKRDFNIFFRWLYVVIVRVMDETLQENHPTITQREIQYLAQFLCNFDTTAQNIGTAEDSRMESRRKFNLERVGQYLEDKPLVCTMAKDDENGWKQLLEENECLRQYDAIYPHYEHASLLQQQKLLKKNIDHLFEEPGKVVGADFKQKNLLTVQTPSGSNVRSFAFACHPRDHLTLLAIVQSNRSLLLVECFDDGGLKAVRLHFEEKPYFDQRFDAIGTLTFQHVDFYDEDTLSLLLRAQAPNDERTANCYFMQLNLGAVREFLASMETRGYMQTVTEEVAGCPAINVYTLIDESSLKLLETGDGYKIAVSGKRNLIALLSESLKNVRIYDMDGQDEEDELLDTSSQINSSLENSQESV; encoded by the exons ATGGCAAACCAGTACGGAGCGAACCGCAACCTTATGAAGCAAACCTGCAACAAAAACGTTGGCAGTAAggtggaaattttaaaatggagTCAAGAGATGGATTTGCTAGCGTTCGGCACTGAAAAGGGTGAAGTGTTGCTGCACCGCTTGAAGTGGCAAAAAGTGTGGCAGCTGGGCCCACCGGAAGAAGGGCTAAAAGTGCGTGGCATAGCGTGGCGTCCGTGCGAAAAATTCATCGCAGTTG GCTATAGCAATGGAACCGTGCTCCTGATCGATTTGGAAACGAGGGAAGAAATTCACAGCTTCACCGTTAACACGGACATTACGTGCCTTTGCTGGACAGAGAATACAGATGAAATTGATTCCAGTGATGTTAGTTACAA CCACACCAAGTATCTGCCAGAGCTTCCCGTACTTAGCTCCCTGTCCTCATCGGCAAAGCCGCTAAATCCCAACCGAAGCAGTTACTGCACCAAACACATCTTAAGCATTCTACTGATCGGTACAGCGACCGGTCAGGTGTATCTATCCGCACTCGGCATGCTAACCTGCGGAAGTATCGATGTGTTCGGCATGCTGGGTCTTTCTTCCACCTCCGCGACACGCATCCGTGAAGCAAAGATGAGCCACGACTTTAAGCAGCTGATTGTGGCCATAGAGCAAGCGGAAACACTGAACGTAATCGTACTGGAAAACGATGTACTGTACAAAAATCCTCCGTCGGTGCTTAACCTCGCACTGAAACACGCCCAAATACTCAACACAATGTCGTACATGAACGAAACGGTCGATTGTATTATTGAGGCGTGGGAAACGGTACTACTCGAGATGGACAACAAGCTTACAAACTACGCCAAAGATCAGCCGGATGGATCGATATCGGCAGACTTTCTCGAGCTGCTTATGTTCGGTAACGCTTCACCCTCACTAAAGCAATTCCTGCTGCGAGATCTCACCGAGAAAGGACTCAGGAAGCTGGGCTACAGTATCGAGCTGTGCTACGTTACCATTCAGCGCCTGGTAGTGAAACCGCTCTACACCGCAATCCAAGCGATGTTTTACCATTTAAACATGCTTAATGGAATGGTTCGAAATCGGTACTACTACGGCACGATAATGCGCGATACGACTACCGTTACGGAGGTGCTCCGAAGCTGTGGTGCCCTTCAAATCAAAGCCTACGAACTGCAGCAAATGATTGATGCATCGAAGCGagattttaacattttcttccGGTGGCTTTACGTCGTAATAGTGCGCGTAATGGATGAAACATTGCAGGAAAATCATCCCACAATAACGCAGCGGGAGATACAATATTTGGCACaatttttgtgcaattttgatACAACCGCACAAAATATAGGGACTGCGGAAGATAGCCGGATGGAATCGCGCCGAAAATTTAATCTCGAACGAGTTGGTCAATATCTCGAAGATAAACCACTGGTCTGTACGATGGCAAAGGATGATGAGAACGGATGGAAGCAATTGCTCgaagaaaatgaatgtttgCGTCAATATGATGCTATCTATCCGCACTACGAACACGCGTCACTGCTACAGCAGCAGAAGCTACTGAAAAAGAACATTGATCATCTGTTTGAGGAACCGGGTAAGGTTGTTGGGGCGGACTTTAAACAGAAGAACTTGCTGACGGTTCAAACGCCGAGCGGCTCGAATGTACGTTCGTTTGCCTTTGCATGCCATCCTCGTGATCACTTGACACTGCTAGCGATCGTTCAATCTAACCGTAGTCTTCTGTTGGTGGAATGTTTCGATGATGGAGGCCTAAAAGCGGTACGACTACACTTCGAAGAGAAACCCTACTTTGATCAGAGGTTCGATGCGATCGGTACGCTTACCTTTCAGCACGTGGACTTTTACGATGAGGACACACTTTCGCTGCTTTTACGCGCTCAGGCACCGAACGACGAGCGGACAGCGAACTGTTACTTCATGCAGCTTAATCTTGGCGCTGTGCGTGAGTTTTTAGCTTCAATGGAAACGCGAGGATACATGCAGACGGTAACGGAGGAAGTAGCGGGTTGTCCAGCGATAAATGTGTACACGCTGATCGACGAAAGTTCGCTCAAGTTACTCGAGACTGGAGATGGATATAAAATAGCCGTCTCGGGAAAGCGCAACTTGATTGCATTACTGTCGGAATCGTTGAAAAACGTGCGGATCTACGACATGGACGGGCAGGATGAGGAAGATGAGTTGCTGGATACTTCATCGCAGATTAACAGCAGTTTGGAAAATAGTCAGGAATCGGTTTAG